The DNA region CCAATGTTGGTTTGATATATACTGACGCATTATATGCGGGCATTATGACAGTTAAAATAGCGGCTTGTGACATTTAAAATATTTCAAAATTTGCGCAAAATTTCTGTATCTATTTTATCTAAAAGTTTTTTTGATTTTTTAGAATCAAATTTTCTTCCAAAAAAGGCATTAGTTTGTTTTACTTTTTCCCAATCAGATTCATTCAATATAGCGGGTCTAGTATTTTGATCATCACGTATATTCCAATCGAAATACCTAAAATTTTCCGAGTCAATTTGATCCTTAGTTCTTGTCTTATGTATTAAAGTTTGAAAAAACATTTCATCTGGTACGTAGGTTTTTTTAAATACAGAATACACCCAAGGATTCTTTTCTAAAAATGAAATAATATCTCTAAGAGTACTAGTAGGTAATGACCACCATTGAGAGCCAATACAAAATGGAAGTTTATCTACATCTAACTTCCTTTTTATTTTTAGTTTTTTTTGAATTGATATAATTCCTGAATTAAGATATCGTCCATATTTCTTTCTTACATTTAACGTATCCATGAAATAAAAATATCTTAACCTATCTAATCCACCATTGCCACCCCATTCACTCCAAGGTACTGGCAGCTTTTGATAACTAATAAAATTTTTACTTTTGTTCTCTTCGAAAAAATCAAATAAATGATCTATATTTTTTAGGGGATAATCAGAACCACTAATCAAATGTGCAAATTTGATTTCAGGATTTGTCAATATTTCAATTATAAAATCTATGGAATATTGAACCATATTCCACCCACCCCAATTTACATAGTATTTCTTACGCACGCTGACAACGCCAGGTTGATTAATTAAATCTTCAATTTCGATCTTAGATTTTTTATCAATAGCAATATAAATGAGAAAACGTTCATCAAAATAGCTAATCGTCTTCGTTAATAAGGGAAGATCTTTATCCGCGATAATTATTATTGCATGCTTCATTGCAGATTCTGTAATATTATTTGTAGTTCAATTCAAAACTTACGAATATGTAATAAATAATATATTTATAATTAATCAATTATCATTACACTATACCTAAAATCAAATAGATAATTAGCCTAAAGGAGATGCTCCAATGCTAACAAAATGATTTTGAAAATTTAACGTCCATTTACGCCAACTTTCAGGGTTACATTTTACATCGCTAGCTTGCTCTAGAATATTATAAATTGAATCAATGGAATAATTTTCAGGAAAATTTTCTAAAATATTAAAATTGCCATTCAACCATTCTTCATTAATATAATAATTTACAAATGTCATACTAAAACCTATACTGTCTTTATATGCACCTGAGGCTGAAGTTAAAAACGTAGATCTTCCTGACTCGTTAATAAATTTAGTAAATTTATATGAAGAATGTTTTCGTTTCCATTCTGCAGCTTTACCTAATTGAATCATTTCTTCAATTTTTGTCATATTTTTAGGCCATAGAAATAACCAATAATCTTTATTAAAAAAAACGCCCCCTACTTCATAATAGGTATATAACTGAAGAAAAAATGTACTTTTTATTAATTTCAACTTACTCAGAATTGAGTTTAAATAAAATCGAT from Rhizosphaericola mali includes:
- a CDS encoding beta-1,6-N-acetylglucosaminyltransferase, with translation MKHAIIIIADKDLPLLTKTISYFDERFLIYIAIDKKSKIEIEDLINQPGVVSVRKKYYVNWGGWNMVQYSIDFIIEILTNPEIKFAHLISGSDYPLKNIDHLFDFFEENKSKNFISYQKLPVPWSEWGGNGGLDRLRYFYFMDTLNVRKKYGRYLNSGIISIQKKLKIKRKLDVDKLPFCIGSQWWSLPTSTLRDIISFLEKNPWVYSVFKKTYVPDEMFFQTLIHKTRTKDQIDSENFRYFDWNIRDDQNTRPAILNESDWEKVKQTNAFFGRKFDSKKSKKLLDKIDTEILRKF